GCCAAAATGGCTTCATCTTGCACGTAGCCTTGAACGGCGTGGGGCTGGCCGGCTGGTACAGCAGCGTCCATTAGCACTTTATCGCCAGGCAGGTCTGCCAGCGCGGTGCCTACCTTGCCAAACGCACCAGTAATAAGGGTGTGGCCGTGGCTCATTCCAAGCCTCGCACTTCAAACAGTTTACGTACCAGCTCCAAATCCTCCGGCTTGTCGACATCTACCGAGCGCCACTTGGGCATCTCCACATAGCCAATCGTGCCGCCCAGGCGGCAGCCCGTGTTCATTAGCAAATCACGCCGGAAGGCATATACGGCTTTGTTCTCGCCCCACTGGTTCCAGTGTTCCTTTTGGCGCGGCCCGCGCGTTTTGGGGTCGTAGTTGGTGGGTGCAGCAGTCTCGCCATCTATGCGCCACAGATAGGTGGTGTCCTCAAACAGCGAGAGCACCGAGTCGTAGCCGCCTTCGGCCACCATGCTGACGGCCTTGTCAATCGTCTCTACTTGGCGCAGTGGCGAGGTGGAGTAGAGCAACACGCCAATATCAATGCGGTGGCCCTGGCGCTCCAGCTCGCCAATCGTCCATTGCAGCAGGCGGTCAACCTCCTGCACGCTGTTGTCGTGAAAGAACTCCTCAGGGCGGCTGATCACATCGGCGCCATAGTGGGCCGCCACAGTGCGAATTTCTTCGTCTTCACTATTCACGAAGACGCGGTCAATCCACTGGCTGGCCTTTGCATGCGCAATTGTGTGTGCCACCAGCGGTTTTCCGGCTAAGTCTGCCAAATTTTTGCGTGGGATACCCTTAGAACCGCCGCGCGCCGGGATGAAGGCGTACACGTTGGGCTTGCTCATTGCAAAGCTCCAATCCCGAGGCGCAGGCCGAGCGCATTGAGCGCATCTACGTCACTTACGAACAAGGGGATACCGTTAGCAGCATAGTCTTGCTGGGTGCGCTTCTCAGGGTCACCGGCCACTTGCATGGGCACGCTAGGGTCCAGGGCAGGTTCATTGCGCAGATCATCCGCCAGCTTTTGCATCCGCGTTTTGAAGGTGGCCACATCCTCAAAGGCGTCGATGCGAATAGCGCCAAAGAAATGGCCTAGGTAGCGCTTCTTTGATAGAGGGTCGCCAAACATGTTGCTCACTTCGCCGCCAACCGGCATGCCCGTGAGCAGACCACAGAGAATATCCACCATCAGCGAGAGGCCAAAGCCCTTATAGTCGCCGATGGGCAGGAGCTGCTCCGCTGCATTGGGATCTTGCGTCATGTGCCCATCTTTGTCCGCAGCCACATTCGGCGGCAGCTGCAAGCCTTGCTGGCGATACTGTTTCACCTTGTTGAAGCTAAACGGCGTAGGCGCGCTGTCAAAACAAAAGGGCTCTTCGTTGGCCATCGGCGCGGCGAAGCACAGCGGGTTGGTACCCAAGAAGGCGCGGCGCCCATTAGGCGTGCGCATGCGCGCCGTGGCGTGCGTGTAGGCCATGCCCAGCATATCGTGGGCGCACGCCTCCAACGCATAGATAGCCATAGCCCCACAATGGCTGGAGTTGTATACGGAAACGAAGCCCACCCCAGCTTCCTGCGCCAACTGGATGGCATGGTGCATGGCTTGCATGCCGGCGGCATGGCCCAGGCTGTGGTCAGCGTCCAGGCGGCCGGTAGAGGCGGCGGTTTGCTCAAACACAAAATTGGGCGTGGGGTTCAGGCGCCCGCCTTCGAGCGCGGCCACGTAATGCGGCAGCAAGCGCATGCCGTGGCTGTCTACGCCGCGCAAGCTGGTGAGCCACAAGGCACGCGCGGTTTCCTCGGCCACCTTGGCATCCACCCCTACGGCGAGGAAGGCTTCTTGGGCAAACTGGCGCAGCGCGCCGGCGGGCACACGGATCTGGGTCGGTTCGGCGCTACTCATGCTATTTTTCGGCTTCCATTTCCAGCAGGGCGCATGCGTTCCAGCGAATAGGCGCCGTTGCGCATGCGCAGAATGTATTTCTCAGGCTGCTCATCCAGCGCGGGGTGGCCGGTCTCGAGGCAACTCAAGCGGAAGATATCCAACTCTGGGTCGCTACCATCCAGGTAGACGTGCTCAATTCCGTTGGCCTGCATCTCAGCGATCAGCTGCTTGGCCTGCTGGCGCAGCCCGTGATAGACCTTGAGCGAATCTTTGACGTATTGAGTGGCATTGCGTTGGAAGGCGCGCATACCTTCCCCGGTGAGGTTGTAGCGCAGCCGGGTACGGTCCATGCGTGTGGCCTTGATGTAGCCGCGGCTGATCAGCCGTTTGATGTACCAGTTAACACTGCCGATCGCCATGCCCAGGCTGTTGGCCAGCCCGGCTTGGGTAATCGTTTCGTCTTCGGCAATCGCTTCAAGTAGGCGGTATTCGCGCTGTTTCATGGCACCAGCTTTCAGGAAATGAATTCTGACACGCGCGCGGCAAAAGTGTCAATAGACGCTTAGGCTGTTCAGCTCAATTTTTCGAACAAAATGGCTTCGATACGCTCGGCGGTGCGCCCATCCCACAGGTCAGGCTGTTGCGGCGGCGTCTTTTGGCCGCTCAGGGCGCGGTAGCCAGCCAGGATGCCCTCAGGGCTGTTCCCTACCAGGCGGTTACCGCCCATCTGCAAGGTGATCGGGCGCTCGGTGTTCTCACGCGCCGTGAGACACGGCACACCCAGCACGGTGCTCTCTTCTTGGATGCCGCCCGAATCGGTGAGGATGAATTGCGCTTGCGTCATCAGGCTCACAAACTCCAAATAGCCCACCGGCCCCAGCAGGCGAACACCGCTGGCCTGCAGCGCATCCAGCAAGCCCCACTCCGCCATGCGGGCGCGCGTGCGCGGGTGCACGGGGAAGATGAGCTGTACGCTGCGCTGGATCTCCACCAGCGCCTGCACGATGCCACTGAGCGCGGCTTGCTCGTCTACGTTGGAGGGGCGGTGCAGCGTCACCACGCCATACTGGCCGGGGGCTAGGGCATGCGCTTCCCAAGCCGCCAACTGCTCGGCGGCGGGCTTGAAGCGCAGCAAGCTATCCACCATGATGTTGCCTACGCGGTAAATGCGCTCAGCAGGGATACCCGCGGCAGCCAAATTCTCGTCCGCATCCGGCGAAGGGGTGAACAAATAATCCGCCAGCACATCCGCCACAATGCGATTGTGCTCCTCCGGCATCTCGCGGTCAAAGCTGCGCAGACCCGCTTCCACATGCGCCAAGGGAATAGCGAGCTTGTTGGCTGCGATGGAAGCGGCCAAGGTGGAGTTCACATCGCCAAACACCACGACCATATCGGGGCGGTTGGCAGTGAATTCAGCATCTAAGGCCAGAATGGTGCGCGCTACTTGCTCATTGACGCTGCCACCGTGAATATCCAGATACAAGTCAGGCTCGGCCATCTGCAGCTGCGTGAAGAACACATCTGACATGTTGGCGTCAAAGTGTTGGCCGGTATGGATCAAGCGCGCCGTCAAACGCCCTTTGGCCTGCACGACTGCCATCAGCGGCGCGGCCTTCATAAAGTTGGGGCGTGCCCCCACCACCAAGGCCAATTGCTTGTTCATGCGCGCATCAACTCCGCCGCCTGGGCAGCCACATGCTGGCCGATGGCCAAGCTGGCCGTAGCCCCAGGCGAGGGCGCATTGAGTACATGCAGCCAACCATCACCGTAGGCAAAGCGGAAGTCTTCCACCAGCTTGCCATCCTTATCCACGGCCTGGGCGCGCACCCCCGCCCGCGCCGGCAGCAGATCGCCCGCCTGGATGGCGGGCATCATCTTCTGCACATCACGCGCAAACACGCGCACGCTGCCCGAGCGCACCAGCTCACCCAGGCCGGCACGCAGGTTGGGCAGCACCAGCCGCCAGAAGCCGCTGTAACTCAGCGACTCTAGCGTCTCGCCCAGATCAAAATCACGGCTGAAATAGCCTTCGCGCCGCAAACTAAAGACTGCATTGGGGCCTACCAGCACTTCGCCATCGGTCATACGCGTCAAGTGCACGCCAAGGAAGGGAAAGCGCGGGTCCGCCAAGGGGTAGACCATGCCGCGCACCAGATGCTGTGCCTCAGGGCGCAGGCGGAAGTATTCGCCACGGAACGGCACGATACGCAAGCCGGGGTCAACGCCGGTTTGGCGCGCCAGCCGGTCACTATACAAACCGCCGCAGTTTACAGCAATACGCGTTTGCACCTCACCATTGCTGGTTTTTAGGTGCAATACGCCATTTTTGCGCTCGAAGCGCTGTAATTTGGCGCCCAAGCGCACATCTGCGCCCGCCTTGGCCAGTTCTGCCGCCAACGTGCGCGCCACCTGCTTGTAATCTACAATGCCTGCTTGCGGCACCCAGATGGCTTGCAGGGCGGTGACATGCGGCTCAATCTCAGCAATGCGCTCCGGCCCCACAATCTCCAACGCCAGGCCGTTCTCGGTGCCGCGCGCATACAGGGGCTGCAAGCGCGGCAGTTCCTCCTCGCTAGTGGCGACGATGAGCTTGCCGGTCATCTGATACGTGATCTTGTGCTCATCACAGAAGGCCAGCATCGCGGTGCGCCCGGCGGCGGTGAGCTGTGCCTTAAGGCTGCCCTGCTTGTAGTAGATGCCGGAGTGCAGCACGCCGCTATTGCGGCCCGATTGGTGCGCGGCTACCTCAGGCTCCTTCTCCAACACAGCCAATGAGCTGCCGGGGTATTTTTGCAGCAGGGCACGCGCCGTAGCCAGGCCGATCAGGCCGCCGCCAATGACTGCAAAGTCATACACTTTGGTTTGCATACTAGGCAGCATGATAACCCAGCCCAAACTTGACGCAGGTGTGCCGACACACTAAAATCGCGGGGTTCATTAACATGCAACTGGGTGGTTGTTTGTCGTACGACAAACACAACTGCGAAGCCGGTGAGACTCCGGCGCTGTCGCGCAACTGTGATCCGTCAGCTTAGACGGTAAGCCAGGTCGCCGGCCCAGCTTGCGCAAGCACAATCCTCGACGATGGGAGGTGCCGTACCGCTCAAGCCCACTTGCTTGACAGTTGCCCCTTCCCTGCCGCGTGCAGGGAATTTTGTTTAATCTGATCACTAAGGAGTTTAACGTGAAGAAACGTATCCTCAGCAGCTTGCTGCTTGTAGCCCTGCTTGCCGCCTGCGCGCCGGCTGCTGCCGCAGTCACCGAGGCGCCCGCCGCGGTAGTCGCCGCTACCGAAGCGCCTGCCGTAATCGACACCAGCATTAACCTGGTGGATGACCTCGGCCGCGAAGTGAGCCTGGCGGCCCCGGCGGCACGCATCGTCTCGCTGGCGCCCTCCAACACCGAATTGCTGTTCGCAGTGGGCGCCGGTGAGCAGGTGGTGGGCCGTGACCCGTATTCCAACTTCCCTGAAGAAGCCAGCAGCATCGCTGACATTGGCGACACCTACGCCAGCCTGAACACGGAATTCATCCTCAGCCTGGAGCCCGACCTGGTGCTGGCGGCGGGCATTACGCCGCCCGAACAGGTAGAGCAGCTTGAGCAGGTCGGCATCACCGTCTACTGGCTCGGTAACCCGACGGACCTGGAAGGCTTGTACCGTAACCTGGAAACTGTCGGCCTGCTCACCGGCCACGAGACTGAGGCGCTTGCCGCGGTGGACGCACTGAGTGCGCGTGCCGAAGCCGTGCTCAGCAAAGTAGCCACCGTCACCGAGAAACCCACGGTCTTCTATGAAGTCGATGGCCAAACCGATCCCAACGCGCCGTTCACGGCGGGCGCCGGTAGCTTCATTGACTTGATCATCAACCTGGCGGGCGGTAGCAACGTCGCCGGCGAGGTGGAAGGCTACTTCCCCTTCAGCATCGAGGATCTATTGGTCGCTGACCCGGATGTAATCCTGCTGGGCGATTTTGCCTGGGGCGCCACCGTCGAATCCGTGGCGGCGCGTGCCGGTTGGGGCAGCCTGTCTGCCGTCACCAACGGGCAGGTCTATCCCTTCAATGATGACCACATGACCCGCCCCGGCCCGCGTTTGATCAACGCCCTGGAAGAGCTGGCCGTTCTGCTGCACCCCGATCTGTTTGAGTAACTACTGAACGCCTGGATGGCAGGGCTCCCCACCTGCCATCCAGGCAACTTACGATGAAAGCTTTTATCCGCCGCCACCCCTTCCTGATCACCAGCTTGCTGCTAGCTAGCGCGTTCATCCTCAGCGTAGCGCTTGGCTCGGTACTCATCCCGCCGCTGCACATCCTCAACTCCTTGCTGGGCTTTGAAAGCCTGCAAAGCACCTTTGCTACCATCCTGTACGAGATCCGTTTGCCGCATGCCGTGCTGGTACTGCTGACCGGCGCGGCGTTAGCCGCCAGTGGCACCGCCTACCAGGGCCTGTTCCGCAACCCGCTGGCCGATCCGTACTTGATCGGCGTGGCCTCCGGCGCCGGGCTGGGCGCCATTACCATGATGGCGCACGATTGGCCCAAGGATTGGCTGGGCTTCTACAGCGTGCCCGCGGCGGCCTTTGCCGGCGCGCTGCTAACGGTAGCCGTCGTCTATTGGGTGGCCCGCCTGGGCAAGACCCTGCCAGTCACTACGTTGATCCTGGCTGGTGTGGCGGTAAGCACTTTTGCCACTTCATTGAGCTCATTCCTGATGTTGCAATCCGAAAGCGAGCTGCGCCGGGCGATCGCCTGGCTGCTCGGTGGGGCAACCTTGAGCGGTTGGCAACCCGTGCTGGCGATGCTGCCCTATGTGGTGGTGGGCGTGGTGGTGCTACTGCTCTCCGGGCACCAACTCAACGTGTTGCAAACCGGCGAAGAGCAGGCCGAGCAGCTCGGCTTGCCCGTGGAACGCTTGAAGCTACTCCTGATCGTGGCCGCCTCGCTGGCGGCTGCCGCGGCGGTGGCCTTTTCGGGGATGATCGGCTTCATCGGCCTGGTGATCCCGCATACTCTGCGCCTGATCTGGGGCGGTGACCATCGCCGCCTGTTGCCGCTCTCCTTATTGGGCGGCGGCGCAGCGCTGCTGCTTTCCGATGCCGTGGCGCGCACCGTGCTTTCTCCGCAAGTGGTGCCCGTGGGCATCGTCACCGCGTTGGTAGGGGTGCCCTTCTTTTTATGGCTGCTGCGCCGCGCCAAGGCGCAGTTGTATTGGTGATGCCATGCTGAGCATCCACGATCTGCATCTGGCGTATGGCCCGCACACTGTCTTGCAGGGGCTCAATCTCTCGTTGGCCCCCGGCGAGATCCTCGGCTTGATCGGGCCGAATGGCGCCGGCAAGAGCAGCTTGATCCGCGCCCTGAGCGGAGTGCACAAGCCACAGCAAGGAAAGATCCAAATCAACCGGGAAGACCTTGCTGATCTGTCCGCCGCCCAACGGGCACGCTGGATCAGTGTGGTGCCGCAATCCACACAATTGCCCCCGGCGTTTACCGTCTACGAATGTGTGGCGCTCGGGCGCACCCCGCACCTGAACTGGCTGGGCCAGCTCGGCCGGCGCGATCGCGAGAAAGTGGCCTGGGCGCTGGAGACCACCGAGATGGCTGCGCTGCAAGACCGCCGCGCCGGTGAACTCTCCGGCGGTGAACAGCAGCGCGTGCTGCTGGCGCGCGCCCTGGCACAGGATTGTCCGATCGTGCTGCTGGATGAGCCCACCGCCCACCTGGACTTGCACCATCAAGTGGCCATTCTGAGCGTGGTGCGCCAACTGGCTCAGCAGCGCCAATTGGCGGTGGTGGCCGCGCTGCACGATCTCAACCTGGCCGCCATGTTCGCCCAGCGGCTGGCCTTGCTGCACCAGGGGCGCCTGCAAGCCATCGGCACCCCGCACGAAGTGCTGACTGAAGCACGCCTGGCCGCAGCCTACGGCGTGGGCACCCGCATCCTCACCACACCGCAGGATGGGCGGCCCTGGGTGATCCTGCAAGACAGCTAATTTCAGCTATAAATTTCACGGCGCGCTGGGCGGCGCATGCGTACAATGCGCGCATAGTGGCCAAACACATTCTCATCGTTGAAGAGCAGGCGCAAACCGCCAACGCACTGCTGGAAGGGCTGAGCAGCCTGGGCCCGGCGGTACACGCCGAGCAGGTCAGCTCAGCCGCGGCGGCTTTGCAGGTCCTGGCGCAGCGTGCCCCCGACTTGTTGATCGCCGATCTGTTGCTGCCCGGCATCTCTGGCCTGGAGCTGATGGCGCGCTTTCGCCAGCAGCAGCCCGCGGTGGGCGTGATCCTGCTGAGCCAGGCGCATGACGAAGCGTTGCGCAGCCAGGCTGCGCGCAGCGGTGCCAATGGCTTTTTCTTCAAGCCCTTTGAGCTGGCCGATGTCCTGGATGCGGTCGAGCGACACCTGGGCCTGGTGAAAACCAGCCTGCCGGCTGAGCTGGCCGTGATCGCCGAGGCCGCCGCAGACGCCGATACCGCTCACCTGCTCGCCGAGCTACGTCAGACGCTACAAGCCTATTGCGTTGCCTTGCTTTCGGCGCGCGGCCAGGTGTTGGCGCGCGCCGGGGTGCTGCCCAACCCGCAACTCGAAGCCGAGTTGTTGCCATATCTGCTGAACGCCCGGCGCGCCGCCCAGCACATGGCCCGCGTACTGGGAAGCGCCGCGCCAGATGATCTGCTCACCATCCGGGGCGCGCAGGAGCACCTGCACCTGGCCAACCTGGCGGATGGACGCGGCCTGTGCATCCTCACCCGTCCACTCAGCGCGGCCCGCACAGCCGCGCTGGCGCAAGCGCTGCAACGCAGCGCGCGGCAACTGGCCGGCGCCAGCCCACTGCCCACCCCCGCCGGCCCGGCGCACACGGAAACTGACCCCGAACTGGAGCAATTATTGACGCAGGCGGACACCCGCCCGACCCCGGTGGCCGCCGAACGCTTTTGGCAGCCCACCGAACTCAACGCGCGCCCGTTGGCCGGTGCGCTCAGCTATGCCCAGGCGGCCCAGATCGGCCTGACGCCACAGCAATAGCGCTGTGGGCATGTTACAATTTTGCGCCTTCGGCTAGCCGAACGCTGGGGCGTGGTGCAATGGCAGCACACCGGACTTTGAATCCGTGGATCCTGGTTCGAGTCCAGGCGCCCCGACTTGCCGTTTCAAACATGCAAGCCTCAGAAGACCCTCTCCCTGATTCTTCATTTCACTATGTAGCCTCTCACCCTGCCAAGGAGTGGGCGGAATGAGCATACGCATCATCATCCTGGCGGCTGGCAAGGGCACGCGCATGCGCTCGCGCAGGGCCAAGATTCTGCACCCCATCGGCGGCCGCCCGATGGTGCAGTACGCCCTGGATGCAGCACGCCAAGCCAGCGCGCAGCCCCCGGTACTGGTCATCGGCCATCAGGCGGATCACATTCGCCAGGCGGTCGGCGCCCAGGCCGAATACGTTGAGCAGCTCGAGCAGAAGGGCACCGGCCACGCCGTACTGCAGGCCAAAGAGCTGCTGGACGGGCAAGCTGAGCACATTCTGGTTACCAACGCGGATCTACCGCTGCTGCGCGGCGAAACTCTGGCCGCGTTAGCCGCTGCGCATACCCAGGGCCACGCCACCATCACATTGCTCACCCTGAAGCAGCGCCCGGCGCGTGGCTTTGGGCGCATCCAGCGCCAGGCTGGCCAGCCCGTAGCGATCATCGAAGAGGCCGAGGCTACGCCAGAGCAGTTACAGATCGAAGAGCTCAACGTGGGCACCTATTGCTTCGAGGCCCATTGGCTATGGGCCGCCTTGCCCCAATTGGCGCCTTCGGCCCAAAAGGGCGAGTATTACCTCACCGATCTATTGGCCCTGGCCGTAGCGCAGGGCAAGCACATCCACACCCTGGAGCTGCAAGACCCCAGCGAAGCCATCGGCATCAATACGCGCGAGCACCTGGCCGAAGCCGAGCTGGCACTGCGTCAGCGCATTAACCGGCAATGGATGCTGGCCGGCGTCACCATTCAAGACCCATTGAGCACCTATATCGAGCCGGGCGTCACCATCGGGCAAGATACCACCGTGCTGCCGAATACGATGCTGCTGGGGGATACCCAGATCGGCGAAGAGTGCTTTATCGGCCCCAACACCTCC
The DNA window shown above is from Anaerolineales bacterium and carries:
- a CDS encoding Ldh family oxidoreductase, yielding MSSAEPTQIRVPAGALRQFAQEAFLAVGVDAKVAEETARALWLTSLRGVDSHGMRLLPHYVAALEGGRLNPTPNFVFEQTAASTGRLDADHSLGHAAGMQAMHHAIQLAQEAGVGFVSVYNSSHCGAMAIYALEACAHDMLGMAYTHATARMRTPNGRRAFLGTNPLCFAAPMANEEPFCFDSAPTPFSFNKVKQYRQQGLQLPPNVAADKDGHMTQDPNAAEQLLPIGDYKGFGLSLMVDILCGLLTGMPVGGEVSNMFGDPLSKKRYLGHFFGAIRIDAFEDVATFKTRMQKLADDLRNEPALDPSVPMQVAGDPEKRTQQDYAANGIPLFVSDVDALNALGLRLGIGALQ
- the lhgO gene encoding L-2-hydroxyglutarate oxidase, with the protein product MQTKVYDFAVIGGGLIGLATARALLQKYPGSSLAVLEKEPEVAAHQSGRNSGVLHSGIYYKQGSLKAQLTAAGRTAMLAFCDEHKITYQMTGKLIVATSEEELPRLQPLYARGTENGLALEIVGPERIAEIEPHVTALQAIWVPQAGIVDYKQVARTLAAELAKAGADVRLGAKLQRFERKNGVLHLKTSNGEVQTRIAVNCGGLYSDRLARQTGVDPGLRIVPFRGEYFRLRPEAQHLVRGMVYPLADPRFPFLGVHLTRMTDGEVLVGPNAVFSLRREGYFSRDFDLGETLESLSYSGFWRLVLPNLRAGLGELVRSGSVRVFARDVQKMMPAIQAGDLLPARAGVRAQAVDKDGKLVEDFRFAYGDGWLHVLNAPSPGATASLAIGQHVAAQAAELMRA
- a CDS encoding winged helix-turn-helix transcriptional regulator; the protein is MKQREYRLLEAIAEDETITQAGLANSLGMAIGSVNWYIKRLISRGYIKATRMDRTRLRYNLTGEGMRAFQRNATQYVKDSLKVYHGLRQQAKQLIAEMQANGIEHVYLDGSDPELDIFRLSCLETGHPALDEQPEKYILRMRNGAYSLERMRPAGNGSRKIA
- a CDS encoding iron ABC transporter permease; the protein is MKAFIRRHPFLITSLLLASAFILSVALGSVLIPPLHILNSLLGFESLQSTFATILYEIRLPHAVLVLLTGAALAASGTAYQGLFRNPLADPYLIGVASGAGLGAITMMAHDWPKDWLGFYSVPAAAFAGALLTVAVVYWVARLGKTLPVTTLILAGVAVSTFATSLSSFLMLQSESELRRAIAWLLGGATLSGWQPVLAMLPYVVVGVVVLLLSGHQLNVLQTGEEQAEQLGLPVERLKLLLIVAASLAAAAAVAFSGMIGFIGLVIPHTLRLIWGGDHRRLLPLSLLGGGAALLLSDAVARTVLSPQVVPVGIVTALVGVPFFLWLLRRAKAQLYW
- a CDS encoding acylneuraminate cytidylyltransferase family protein encodes the protein MSKPNVYAFIPARGGSKGIPRKNLADLAGKPLVAHTIAHAKASQWIDRVFVNSEDEEIRTVAAHYGADVISRPEEFFHDNSVQEVDRLLQWTIGELERQGHRIDIGVLLYSTSPLRQVETIDKAVSMVAEGGYDSVLSLFEDTTYLWRIDGETAAPTNYDPKTRGPRQKEHWNQWGENKAVYAFRRDLLMNTGCRLGGTIGYVEMPKWRSVDVDKPEDLELVRKLFEVRGLE
- a CDS encoding heme ABC transporter ATP-binding protein — protein: MLSIHDLHLAYGPHTVLQGLNLSLAPGEILGLIGPNGAGKSSLIRALSGVHKPQQGKIQINREDLADLSAAQRARWISVVPQSTQLPPAFTVYECVALGRTPHLNWLGQLGRRDREKVAWALETTEMAALQDRRAGELSGGEQQRVLLARALAQDCPIVLLDEPTAHLDLHHQVAILSVVRQLAQQRQLAVVAALHDLNLAAMFAQRLALLHQGRLQAIGTPHEVLTEARLAAAYGVGTRILTTPQDGRPWVILQDS
- the wecB gene encoding UDP-N-acetylglucosamine 2-epimerase (non-hydrolyzing) codes for the protein MNKQLALVVGARPNFMKAAPLMAVVQAKGRLTARLIHTGQHFDANMSDVFFTQLQMAEPDLYLDIHGGSVNEQVARTILALDAEFTANRPDMVVVFGDVNSTLAASIAANKLAIPLAHVEAGLRSFDREMPEEHNRIVADVLADYLFTPSPDADENLAAAGIPAERIYRVGNIMVDSLLRFKPAAEQLAAWEAHALAPGQYGVVTLHRPSNVDEQAALSGIVQALVEIQRSVQLIFPVHPRTRARMAEWGLLDALQASGVRLLGPVGYLEFVSLMTQAQFILTDSGGIQEESTVLGVPCLTARENTERPITLQMGGNRLVGNSPEGILAGYRALSGQKTPPQQPDLWDGRTAERIEAILFEKLS
- a CDS encoding ABC transporter substrate-binding protein, with product MKKRILSSLLLVALLAACAPAAAAVTEAPAAVVAATEAPAVIDTSINLVDDLGREVSLAAPAARIVSLAPSNTELLFAVGAGEQVVGRDPYSNFPEEASSIADIGDTYASLNTEFILSLEPDLVLAAGITPPEQVEQLEQVGITVYWLGNPTDLEGLYRNLETVGLLTGHETEALAAVDALSARAEAVLSKVATVTEKPTVFYEVDGQTDPNAPFTAGAGSFIDLIINLAGGSNVAGEVEGYFPFSIEDLLVADPDVILLGDFAWGATVESVAARAGWGSLSAVTNGQVYPFNDDHMTRPGPRLINALEELAVLLHPDLFE
- the glmU gene encoding bifunctional UDP-N-acetylglucosamine diphosphorylase/glucosamine-1-phosphate N-acetyltransferase GlmU — its product is MSIRIIILAAGKGTRMRSRRAKILHPIGGRPMVQYALDAARQASAQPPVLVIGHQADHIRQAVGAQAEYVEQLEQKGTGHAVLQAKELLDGQAEHILVTNADLPLLRGETLAALAAAHTQGHATITLLTLKQRPARGFGRIQRQAGQPVAIIEEAEATPEQLQIEELNVGTYCFEAHWLWAALPQLAPSAQKGEYYLTDLLALAVAQGKHIHTLELQDPSEAIGINTREHLAEAELALRQRINRQWMLAGVTIQDPLSTYIEPGVTIGQDTTVLPNTMLLGDTQIGEECFIGPNTSIRDSRVGNLCTIQAAVVEHAIIENQVDIGPFAHLRKGAHLEDHVHMGNFGEIKNSRLAPGVKMGHFSYIGDATIGRNVNIGAGTITANYDGQNKNPTVIEEDVFIGSDTMLVAPLHIGKGARTGAGAVVTKDVAPNTVVVGIPARAIRKREGSD
- a CDS encoding response regulator, producing MAKHILIVEEQAQTANALLEGLSSLGPAVHAEQVSSAAAALQVLAQRAPDLLIADLLLPGISGLELMARFRQQQPAVGVILLSQAHDEALRSQAARSGANGFFFKPFELADVLDAVERHLGLVKTSLPAELAVIAEAAADADTAHLLAELRQTLQAYCVALLSARGQVLARAGVLPNPQLEAELLPYLLNARRAAQHMARVLGSAAPDDLLTIRGAQEHLHLANLADGRGLCILTRPLSAARTAALAQALQRSARQLAGASPLPTPAGPAHTETDPELEQLLTQADTRPTPVAAERFWQPTELNARPLAGALSYAQAAQIGLTPQQ